The following proteins are co-located in the Aminivibrio sp. genome:
- a CDS encoding ECF transporter S component has protein sequence MMKNRTLVLIALCIALNIGLGQAASTLKLPIFLDSIGTVLAALLMGPWVGMGTGLFTNLLWGVISGPVAAAFAPVAMVIGIVAGFAARKGLFRTLAGAVIAGMVITLFVTLVATPIRTYLFGGVTGSGADFFVAYLTAVGQKLLRSVALTVIWTNLVDKIVACLVAQAVVRQLPERIRSLFPDAGNVA, from the coding sequence ATGATGAAAAACAGAACCCTGGTACTTATCGCGCTGTGCATAGCACTGAACATCGGCCTCGGGCAGGCGGCCTCCACCCTGAAGCTGCCCATTTTCCTCGATTCCATCGGCACCGTCCTGGCGGCCCTTCTCATGGGGCCGTGGGTGGGAATGGGCACGGGGCTCTTCACCAACCTGCTGTGGGGCGTCATTTCCGGTCCCGTGGCGGCGGCCTTCGCTCCGGTAGCCATGGTCATCGGCATCGTGGCGGGATTCGCGGCCCGGAAGGGGCTGTTCCGCACCCTCGCGGGCGCCGTGATCGCCGGCATGGTGATTACCCTTTTCGTGACCCTCGTTGCCACGCCCATCCGGACCTACCTGTTCGGCGGCGTGACCGGGTCGGGGGCGGACTTCTTCGTGGCCTACCTGACCGCAGTGGGGCAGAAACTCCTCCGGTCCGTCGCCCTGACGGTAATCTGGACCAACCTCGTCGACAAGATCGTGGCCTGCCTCGTGGCCCAGGCCGTGGTGCGGCAGCTTCCCGAGAGGATCCGGAGCCTTTTCCCCGACGCGGGAAACGTGGCCTGA
- a CDS encoding M20 family metallopeptidase, with protein MKAILDEAQAMSGEITAWRRSLHEIPELGLETPKTAAFIVQELKKMGAEDIREKVGGWGVTALVRGALPGKTLAVRADCDALPIKEETGLPFASKNGLMHACGHDAHTAMALGAAKLLLARKNELAGTVKFIFQPAEENVLGAKAMIDDGVLENPAVDALIGLHTGCLWKDIGFGEIGVRYGSLMAAVDRFIITFKGKGGHGATPHLAVDPVTMTSTAVLELQTILSRELSPLDPAVLTIGRIEGGRAFNIIAESCVIEGTVRTLSPATRAFVEERIRTIASRVAEGMRGEAEVKYEAGPPALINDTEFTKKFQAFAAGVAGADKVKEISEPTMGGEDVAFFLEKVPGTFFAHGSCNPDKGQVYPHHNPKFDIDEDALPLGSALFAGFALTWQK; from the coding sequence ATGAAGGCCATTCTCGATGAAGCGCAGGCCATGTCGGGCGAGATCACCGCATGGCGGCGCTCGCTTCACGAAATTCCGGAACTGGGTCTTGAAACGCCGAAAACAGCCGCCTTTATCGTGCAGGAACTGAAAAAAATGGGTGCGGAGGACATTCGGGAAAAAGTGGGAGGGTGGGGCGTAACGGCCCTCGTCAGGGGAGCCCTTCCTGGTAAGACGCTGGCGGTTCGGGCCGACTGCGACGCCCTTCCCATCAAGGAGGAGACGGGACTTCCCTTTGCATCGAAGAACGGTCTCATGCACGCCTGCGGTCACGACGCCCACACCGCCATGGCCCTGGGCGCGGCGAAACTCCTTCTCGCCAGAAAGAACGAGCTTGCCGGCACGGTGAAGTTCATCTTCCAGCCGGCGGAGGAAAACGTCCTCGGAGCGAAGGCCATGATCGACGACGGAGTACTGGAAAACCCGGCTGTAGACGCCCTCATCGGCCTCCACACGGGCTGTCTCTGGAAAGACATCGGCTTCGGCGAGATCGGCGTCAGGTACGGGTCCCTTATGGCGGCGGTGGACCGCTTCATCATCACCTTCAAGGGCAAGGGCGGCCACGGAGCCACACCCCACCTCGCCGTGGACCCGGTCACCATGACGTCCACCGCGGTGCTGGAGCTCCAGACCATCCTCAGCAGGGAGCTTTCACCCCTCGACCCGGCGGTGCTCACCATCGGCCGCATCGAGGGCGGCAGGGCGTTCAACATCATCGCCGAGAGCTGCGTCATCGAGGGAACCGTCCGGACCCTCAGCCCGGCCACCCGGGCCTTCGTGGAGGAGCGGATCCGCACCATAGCCTCCAGGGTCGCCGAGGGAATGCGGGGCGAGGCGGAAGTGAAGTACGAGGCCGGACCTCCCGCCCTGATCAACGACACGGAGTTCACGAAGAAGTTCCAGGCCTTCGCCGCCGGTGTCGCTGGGGCGGACAAGGTGAAGGAAATCTCCGAACCCACCATGGGAGGGGAGGACGTGGCCTTCTTCCTGGAAAAAGTGCCGGGCACATTCTTCGCCCACGGATCGTGCAACCCGGACAAGGGGCAGGTCTACCCCCATCACAACCCGAAATTCGATATCGACGAGGACGCCCTTCCCCTGGGAAGCGCCCTCTTCGCCGGGTTCGCCCTCACCTGGCAGAAGTAG
- a CDS encoding metal ABC transporter permease: MTDLLQFEFMRNALWAALLCSGLCGILGTMVVVKRYVILAGGVAHAAYGGVGLALYIGISPRLGAVGFSLALALLMAWIMLRKASRADAIIGVIWAAGMAAGIIFADLTPGYGADLMSYLFGSILTVAREDLLLMAGLLAVTLFVGMLWSREIAAFSYDEDFARTRGVPVTLLHFVVVVLISVAVVLIIRVVGLILVIALLTIPPSVAEKYSRSLWTMMGVSCVLSTAFSLGGLALAVRFNLTAGAVIILVASAVYLASLLLPSGGKK, encoded by the coding sequence ATGACTGACCTGCTGCAGTTCGAGTTCATGCGGAACGCCCTCTGGGCCGCCCTGCTGTGCAGCGGTCTGTGCGGAATCCTGGGGACCATGGTTGTGGTGAAGCGGTACGTTATCCTCGCCGGGGGGGTGGCCCATGCGGCCTACGGCGGGGTGGGCCTCGCCCTCTACATCGGGATTTCCCCCAGGCTGGGTGCCGTGGGGTTCTCCTTGGCGCTGGCCCTGCTCATGGCCTGGATCATGCTGAGGAAAGCCTCTCGGGCGGACGCTATCATCGGCGTCATCTGGGCCGCCGGGATGGCGGCGGGGATCATCTTCGCCGACCTCACTCCCGGCTACGGGGCTGACCTCATGAGCTACCTTTTCGGAAGCATCCTCACAGTGGCCCGGGAGGATCTGCTGCTCATGGCGGGGCTCCTGGCGGTGACCCTGTTTGTCGGAATGCTCTGGAGCCGCGAAATCGCGGCCTTCTCCTACGACGAGGACTTCGCCCGGACGAGGGGCGTGCCGGTGACGCTGCTCCACTTCGTTGTGGTGGTGCTCATCTCCGTGGCGGTGGTGCTCATTATCCGGGTGGTGGGGCTCATCCTGGTGATCGCCCTGCTTACCATACCTCCGTCGGTGGCGGAAAAATACTCCAGATCCCTCTGGACCATGATGGGGGTCTCTTGTGTCCTCAGCACCGCCTTCTCCCTCGGGGGGCTCGCCCTGGCCGTGCGGTTCAACCTCACCGCGGGAGCGGTGATCATCCTGGTGGCGTCTGCGGTCTACCTGGCGTCGCTTCTGCTCCCTTCCGGCGGAAAAAAGTAG
- a CDS encoding cation-translocating P-type ATPase produces the protein MNETKEQQFKTSLTVTGMTCATCSRTVERYLKKVDGVVFAAVNLATETAFVVSDREIHREILETAVKNAGYSVSDERPEDLEKTRYRRIRKNVAVSWLVTAPLMGLMAFHMLGRHIPFYHLLEFLGGAVVIFLAGRDSLKGAWIALTHLHANMDVLVVAGSTAAWATSGLAYFGLPVVSFGTVGAMIMALHLTGRYIESHLRDKASKEIRSLLSIQAREARVLEADGREIMIPIEAVKEEMVLLVKPGERIPADGAVTEGTTSVDESMITGESLPVAKGSGDDVTGGSLNLTGPFRMRTTRVGEDSFLAKMVSLIQEAQGAKVPIQAFADRVTNYFVPGVAVLSLVSAFFWYWGAERFGSFLDGAGQWIPWVTSVRDPLSLAVFAFITTIVIACPCALGLATPMALITGTGAASRKGLIIRNAEAIQTVRDVSVVVLDKTGTITEGSPSVAETDLSADDLAAAASVETFSNHPLAKAIASASDKRRPVSDVEEITGEGVRGVVDGVEYFVGKPVDPSRYDEHLSLGRTVVEVRRGGALAGFLAVEDPLREDAVEGVKRLSDMGITCVMATGDNEKTARAVAARVGIGEVHAGVRPDGKLDLVRQLQARGGKVLMTGDGMNDAAALKGADIGVAVGSGADLAIDSADIVIVRGGISRLADAVAISRKTFTVIRQNLFWAFAYNVVAIPLAMAALLHPVIAEGAMAFSSISVILNSMRVK, from the coding sequence ATGAACGAAACGAAAGAGCAGCAGTTCAAGACGAGCCTCACCGTCACGGGGATGACCTGCGCTACCTGCTCCCGCACGGTGGAGCGGTACCTGAAGAAAGTGGACGGGGTGGTGTTTGCGGCGGTGAACCTGGCCACGGAGACGGCTTTTGTGGTCTCGGACCGGGAGATTCACCGGGAAATACTCGAGACGGCGGTGAAGAACGCAGGGTATTCCGTGTCGGACGAGCGGCCCGAGGACCTGGAGAAGACCCGCTACAGGAGGATACGGAAGAACGTGGCCGTGTCGTGGCTGGTGACGGCCCCTCTCATGGGGCTCATGGCGTTTCACATGCTGGGCCGCCATATTCCCTTCTACCACCTCCTGGAGTTCCTGGGCGGCGCCGTAGTGATCTTCCTGGCTGGAAGGGATTCCCTGAAGGGGGCGTGGATCGCCCTCACTCACCTCCACGCCAACATGGACGTTCTCGTGGTGGCGGGATCGACGGCGGCATGGGCCACGAGCGGCCTCGCCTATTTCGGCCTCCCCGTGGTCTCCTTCGGGACGGTGGGAGCCATGATCATGGCCCTTCACCTTACGGGGCGGTACATTGAGTCCCATCTCCGGGACAAGGCGTCCAAGGAGATACGCTCCCTCCTGTCCATCCAGGCCAGGGAGGCCAGGGTGCTGGAGGCAGACGGGCGGGAAATCATGATCCCCATCGAGGCCGTGAAGGAGGAGATGGTGCTCCTGGTGAAGCCCGGGGAGCGCATCCCCGCCGACGGCGCCGTGACGGAGGGAACCACGTCGGTGGACGAGTCCATGATCACGGGAGAATCCCTCCCCGTGGCCAAGGGAAGCGGGGATGACGTCACCGGCGGGTCGCTGAACCTCACGGGCCCCTTCCGCATGAGAACCACCCGGGTGGGAGAGGACAGCTTCCTGGCGAAGATGGTCTCCCTCATCCAGGAGGCCCAGGGGGCCAAGGTTCCCATCCAGGCCTTCGCCGACCGGGTGACCAACTACTTCGTTCCCGGCGTGGCCGTTCTTTCGCTGGTGAGCGCCTTCTTCTGGTACTGGGGTGCGGAGCGGTTCGGCTCCTTCCTCGACGGCGCCGGGCAGTGGATCCCATGGGTGACTTCCGTGCGGGACCCCCTTTCCCTGGCGGTGTTCGCCTTCATCACCACCATCGTCATCGCATGCCCCTGCGCCCTGGGGCTTGCCACGCCCATGGCCCTCATCACCGGCACGGGTGCCGCGTCACGCAAGGGGCTCATCATCCGCAACGCCGAGGCCATCCAGACGGTCCGGGACGTATCGGTGGTGGTCCTGGACAAGACCGGCACCATCACCGAGGGAAGTCCCTCCGTGGCGGAGACCGACCTTTCGGCGGACGACCTGGCAGCGGCGGCATCCGTGGAGACTTTCTCCAACCACCCCCTGGCGAAGGCCATCGCCTCGGCTTCCGATAAGCGGCGCCCCGTTTCCGACGTTGAGGAAATCACCGGAGAAGGTGTCCGGGGAGTGGTGGACGGGGTGGAATACTTCGTCGGGAAGCCTGTGGATCCGTCACGGTACGACGAACACCTCTCCCTGGGCCGCACCGTGGTTGAAGTCCGGCGGGGGGGAGCCCTCGCAGGTTTTCTCGCCGTGGAGGACCCCCTCCGGGAAGACGCCGTGGAGGGCGTGAAGCGCCTGTCCGACATGGGCATCACCTGCGTCATGGCCACGGGGGACAACGAAAAGACCGCCCGGGCTGTGGCGGCCCGGGTGGGGATCGGCGAGGTCCACGCAGGGGTCCGTCCCGACGGCAAGCTCGACCTTGTGCGGCAGCTCCAGGCCCGGGGAGGCAAGGTCCTCATGACCGGCGACGGCATGAACGACGCCGCAGCCCTCAAGGGCGCCGATATCGGTGTGGCTGTCGGCTCGGGGGCTGATCTTGCCATAGATAGCGCCGATATCGTCATCGTCAGGGGGGGCATCTCCCGGCTGGCGGACGCCGTGGCCATTTCCCGGAAGACCTTCACCGTGATCCGGCAGAACCTCTTCTGGGCCTTCGCCTACAACGTGGTGGCCATTCCCCTGGCCATGGCGGCCCTGCTCCACCCGGTCATTGCCGAGGGGGCCATGGCCTTCAGCTCCATTTCGGTGATCCTGAACTCCATGCGGGTGAAGTGA
- a CDS encoding CDP-alcohol phosphatidyltransferase family protein, with the protein MTKDDLRKLRTIANWRRIIPTLVTLSALFFGFASILTTLESMRLGVPALLARSAQYIMLALILDGLDGNLARWLKGSTDFGAELDTFVDFSAFGAAPAVLMYALLLHGPSPFWRTILPSAIVFSGALRLSKFRLKDPLRGQGGFIGLPITVNSSWIALSAFAAQILYPDDHILVTGPVSVVFQFLILVMISLQLSNLRYPKPSNKVRYFAPAALVVFLLWILSETYAAWIALFLVLGCLAYVLTGPMIHKRSALKRAEH; encoded by the coding sequence ATGACGAAGGACGATCTCCGGAAGCTCCGGACAATCGCCAACTGGCGCCGGATCATACCTACCCTGGTGACTCTTTCGGCGCTGTTCTTCGGCTTCGCAAGTATCCTTACGACCCTCGAATCCATGCGGCTCGGCGTTCCGGCCCTCCTGGCCCGCTCCGCCCAGTACATCATGCTTGCCCTCATCCTGGACGGACTGGACGGCAACCTCGCCCGGTGGCTCAAGGGCTCCACCGACTTCGGCGCCGAACTCGACACCTTCGTGGACTTTTCGGCCTTCGGGGCTGCCCCGGCAGTACTGATGTACGCCCTGCTGCTCCACGGTCCGAGCCCCTTCTGGAGGACCATCCTGCCCTCCGCCATCGTCTTCTCCGGCGCCCTGCGTCTCTCCAAGTTCCGGCTGAAGGACCCCCTCCGGGGCCAGGGAGGCTTCATCGGCCTTCCCATCACCGTCAACTCGTCCTGGATCGCCCTTTCCGCCTTCGCCGCCCAGATCCTGTATCCGGATGACCATATCCTGGTCACGGGGCCGGTCTCCGTGGTCTTCCAGTTCCTTATCCTCGTCATGATCTCCCTGCAGCTCTCCAACCTCAGGTACCCCAAGCCCTCGAACAAGGTGAGGTACTTCGCCCCGGCGGCCCTGGTGGTTTTCCTGCTGTGGATTCTCAGCGAAACCTACGCCGCGTGGATCGCCTTATTCCTCGTGCTTGGCTGCCTGGCCTACGTCCTCACGGGGCCCATGATCCACAAGCGGTCCGCACTGAAGCGGGCCGAACATTAG
- a CDS encoding phosphatidylserine decarboxylase codes for MKFRPEVKPFLLASAVFGAVMCLLFLLFDVSAGMSLFLGLLLADLSAGYMLFFFRDPDRATPSDPGLVVAAASGKIAKIAEVYEKDYLKTDTVRISIFLSLFDVHVNRFPIGGYSTFLGYFPGKRLFTFNEKSSEVNQHNTILVRGEGTSCLITQIVGPVCRRVVYWLRPDKTVPVRRGQRFGMMKFGSRLDMYFPKGDIEILANIGDQVSAGQTVIARIIKKENQSS; via the coding sequence ATGAAATTCCGTCCAGAGGTAAAACCATTTCTTCTCGCTTCGGCAGTGTTCGGAGCGGTTATGTGCCTGCTCTTCCTGCTCTTCGACGTGTCCGCCGGCATGTCCCTGTTCCTGGGGCTGCTGCTGGCCGATCTTTCCGCAGGCTATATGCTCTTTTTCTTCCGGGACCCCGACAGGGCCACTCCGTCCGACCCGGGCCTGGTCGTCGCGGCCGCGAGCGGCAAGATTGCCAAGATCGCCGAAGTCTACGAAAAGGACTACCTGAAGACCGACACCGTACGGATCAGCATCTTCCTCAGCCTGTTCGACGTCCACGTCAACCGCTTCCCCATCGGGGGCTATTCCACGTTCCTCGGCTACTTCCCCGGAAAGAGGCTCTTCACCTTTAACGAAAAATCCTCCGAGGTGAACCAGCACAACACCATCCTGGTCAGGGGAGAAGGAACCTCCTGTCTCATCACGCAGATCGTCGGCCCCGTGTGCCGGAGAGTTGTCTACTGGCTCCGTCCGGACAAGACGGTGCCAGTGAGGAGAGGACAGCGGTTCGGCATGATGAAGTTCGGCTCCCGGCTCGACATGTACTTCCCCAAGGGCGACATCGAAATTCTTGCGAACATCGGCGACCAGGTTTCCGCAGGGCAGACCGTCATCGCCCGGATCATCAAGAAGGAGAACCAGTCATCATGA
- a CDS encoding ATP-binding cassette domain-containing protein, producing the protein MRKISPFRSFLLWAVWVGGSMGLPAFPFAAVMAVLSAGAVLLWPRARHRSKAVALFMLPLALGFWLIHGGVLQFFLGGSQPSRAVWALGLWLRILSVISASQLWLEYVPPPVLIRSLFAGRLPASWAFLLASPLLLAGQIRTRAAQVREAQLSRGVPIHGTFFERASSLTALVFPLVLGLLNELPARSAALDMKGFGLFPSRSSLAGKEKTGARPSSEPAPQAFPEKIAALSNAAFLVPGVTKPLLEIPDFSVSPGDTAFLEGGNGSGKSTLSSMLSGAVPEHRGGRIAGVVRVLGEDVTSRSCLAWSPDVQAVQQNPLLSLSGCTFTVREEVAFGPENLALPPGEIRARVERALDLAGIAHLGDRNPACLSGGEAQKLALASALAMNPRLLVLDEAFSRIHHADRHRLASALRRQAREEGSGLVVLEKPGNASSPWFPPAGHFRDGRLLPGSPLVPVRRQSSGSSLSPGQRGDRPVLVIDDLSFRWKGETSPLLLSVNATLRPGERAALTGPNGAGKSTLMRLCAGLLEPEKGAVMLGGDPVGSMAPGERAARIGFLFQDAERQIFHSTVAGEVLFSLRKSPLSQDERMERMRQVLEVTGLSGKEEKHPLDLNAAERRMVAVASLSVREGDLLLLDEPTRDFDPEWQARFEEWMLSRREAIVAVSHDPEFAERLFPAAWSLDNGRLTT; encoded by the coding sequence GTGAGGAAGATCAGCCCCTTCAGGTCCTTTCTCCTCTGGGCAGTGTGGGTCGGGGGCTCCATGGGGCTACCGGCCTTTCCCTTTGCCGCCGTCATGGCGGTCCTCTCCGCGGGAGCGGTCCTCCTCTGGCCGAGGGCGAGGCACCGGTCGAAGGCCGTAGCGCTCTTCATGCTCCCCCTGGCCCTCGGTTTCTGGCTGATCCACGGCGGTGTCCTGCAGTTTTTTCTGGGGGGCTCCCAGCCGTCCCGGGCTGTGTGGGCTTTGGGGCTGTGGCTCCGCATTCTCTCCGTGATCTCGGCGAGCCAGCTCTGGCTTGAATACGTTCCTCCCCCGGTTCTGATCCGTTCCCTCTTCGCCGGCAGGCTCCCCGCCTCCTGGGCCTTTCTCCTCGCCAGTCCCCTGCTGCTGGCCGGGCAGATACGGACCAGGGCCGCCCAGGTGCGGGAGGCCCAGCTTTCCCGGGGGGTCCCGATCCACGGCACCTTCTTCGAGCGGGCGTCCTCCCTGACGGCGCTGGTCTTTCCCCTGGTGCTCGGCCTGCTGAACGAACTGCCCGCCAGAAGCGCCGCTCTCGACATGAAGGGCTTCGGGCTCTTCCCCAGCAGGTCATCCCTCGCCGGGAAGGAGAAGACGGGGGCCCGGCCTTCCAGCGAACCGGCCCCTCAGGCCTTCCCTGAAAAGATAGCCGCATTGAGCAATGCCGCTTTTCTTGTTCCCGGAGTAACAAAACCCCTCCTGGAGATTCCGGATTTTTCCGTTTCGCCGGGAGACACTGCATTCCTTGAAGGGGGCAACGGGAGCGGAAAATCCACCCTGTCCTCCATGCTCTCGGGGGCCGTACCGGAGCACAGGGGTGGTCGCATCGCAGGAGTCGTCCGGGTGCTCGGGGAGGACGTGACATCGAGAAGCTGCCTCGCCTGGTCGCCGGACGTGCAGGCCGTGCAGCAGAATCCCCTCCTGTCCCTCTCAGGATGCACCTTCACGGTCCGGGAGGAAGTGGCCTTCGGTCCGGAGAACCTGGCGCTTCCTCCGGGTGAAATCCGGGCCCGGGTGGAGCGGGCCCTCGATCTAGCGGGCATCGCCCACCTTGGAGACCGGAACCCGGCGTGTCTCTCGGGAGGGGAAGCCCAGAAGCTGGCCCTGGCCTCGGCCCTGGCCATGAACCCTCGACTGCTGGTCCTCGACGAGGCCTTTTCCCGGATACATCACGCCGACCGGCACCGACTCGCTTCCGCTCTCCGCCGGCAGGCCCGGGAGGAGGGCTCGGGTCTTGTAGTCCTCGAGAAGCCGGGGAACGCCTCTTCACCGTGGTTTCCACCGGCAGGGCATTTCCGGGACGGCCGCCTTCTCCCCGGTTCTCCGCTTGTTCCGGTCAGGCGTCAGTCATCAGGTTCTTCCCTTTCTCCCGGACAAAGGGGCGACCGGCCGGTGCTGGTCATCGACGATCTTTCCTTCCGGTGGAAGGGGGAAACCTCTCCTCTCCTCCTGTCGGTGAATGCGACCCTCCGCCCGGGAGAGCGGGCTGCCCTCACGGGACCGAACGGTGCCGGAAAATCCACCCTTATGCGCCTGTGCGCGGGGCTTCTTGAACCCGAAAAGGGAGCGGTGATGCTGGGGGGAGATCCCGTGGGGTCCATGGCTCCCGGGGAACGGGCCGCCCGGATAGGGTTTCTCTTCCAGGACGCCGAACGGCAGATCTTCCACTCCACTGTGGCCGGGGAAGTCCTCTTCTCCCTAAGGAAGTCGCCTCTCTCCCAGGACGAGCGCATGGAGCGCATGCGGCAGGTCCTGGAGGTCACGGGGCTGTCAGGGAAGGAGGAGAAACATCCCCTCGATCTGAACGCCGCCGAGAGGAGGATGGTGGCCGTGGCATCTCTTTCCGTCAGGGAGGGGGATCTCCTGCTGCTGGATGAGCCCACCAGGGATTTTGACCCTGAATGGCAGGCCCGGTTCGAGGAGTGGATGCTCTCCCGCCGGGAGGCCATCGTGGCGGTAAGCCATGATCCCGAATTCGCAGAACGGCTTTTCCCCGCTGCCTGGAGCCTGGACAACGGCCGCCTCACAACCTGA
- a CDS encoding PPC domain-containing DNA-binding protein — MTYSNCAGSAGRFFAFRLSPGEDLLEGIRNAVRAEGVRAGFVAAAVGSLSKACLRYAGKSDGTILEGCFETVSLSGTAEEEGEHLHASLSDPEGNVFGGHVMEGCVVRTTMEIILGELPELRFSREYCPSSTYMELAVRRRTNEENE; from the coding sequence ATGACCTATTCGAACTGTGCCGGGTCCGCCGGCCGTTTTTTTGCATTCAGGCTCTCTCCGGGGGAGGATCTGCTTGAGGGAATCCGGAATGCTGTCCGGGCAGAAGGCGTCCGGGCAGGTTTCGTGGCGGCCGCCGTGGGCAGCCTTTCCAAGGCCTGCCTCCGGTATGCCGGAAAATCGGACGGAACGATTCTCGAAGGGTGTTTTGAAACTGTTTCCCTCTCGGGAACGGCTGAAGAGGAAGGGGAGCACCTCCACGCTTCCCTGTCCGACCCTGAAGGCAACGTTTTCGGTGGGCATGTGATGGAAGGGTGCGTTGTGCGCACCACCATGGAGATCATCCTCGGGGAACTCCCGGAGCTGCGGTTCTCCAGGGAATACTGTCCGTCGTCAACCTATATGGAGCTGGCGGTCCGCCGCCGTACCAACGAGGAGAATGAATGA
- a CDS encoding heavy-metal-associated domain-containing protein yields MSKFVFSVPDMSCDHCKMRITKALEEAGFSGFDVSLETKTVTVEAADSEAVRAAIDEAGYDAVLKQ; encoded by the coding sequence ATGAGCAAATTTGTGTTTTCCGTACCCGACATGTCCTGCGACCACTGCAAAATGAGAATCACCAAGGCTCTCGAGGAAGCGGGGTTTTCCGGTTTTGACGTTTCGCTGGAGACGAAGACCGTGACAGTGGAGGCCGCTGACAGCGAGGCCGTCAGGGCCGCCATCGACGAAGCGGGTTATGACGCCGTCCTGAAGCAGTAG
- a CDS encoding ABC transporter ATP-binding protein encodes MAETKNALSFREVNFSYGTDPVLRDVTFSVPEGEFLIIIGPNGGGKTTLLKLALGLLVPESGTISVFGKKPGEDRSVAGYVPQDTGRNRDFPITALEVVLQGRLGFPGRRLSYGRKDREVAMEALKALKIESLAGRSMGELSQGQRQRVLIARGLASDPGILFLDEPLASIDPETRDMLLTLLGELCGRLTVVMVSHDMSAVSAHATAVACVNRKVFYHDSAEIGPDAMEQVWGKCPVELVAHGIPHRVLAVHDHDGEKCSHD; translated from the coding sequence ATGGCGGAAACGAAAAACGCTCTCTCGTTCCGGGAAGTGAATTTTTCCTACGGAACGGACCCCGTTCTCAGGGACGTGACCTTTTCTGTTCCCGAGGGGGAATTTTTGATCATCATCGGCCCCAACGGGGGGGGCAAGACAACGCTGCTGAAGCTCGCCCTGGGCCTGCTCGTCCCCGAATCGGGAACGATCTCCGTCTTCGGGAAGAAGCCCGGGGAGGACCGCTCCGTGGCAGGATACGTCCCCCAGGACACGGGACGAAACAGGGATTTCCCCATCACCGCCCTGGAGGTAGTGCTCCAGGGGAGACTCGGGTTTCCGGGAAGAAGGCTTTCCTATGGCAGAAAAGACCGGGAGGTCGCAATGGAGGCGCTGAAGGCCCTGAAAATAGAGTCCCTGGCGGGGAGGTCCATGGGGGAGCTGTCCCAGGGACAGCGGCAGAGGGTGCTCATCGCCAGGGGCCTGGCCTCGGACCCCGGCATCCTCTTCCTCGACGAACCCCTCGCGAGCATTGACCCGGAGACCCGGGACATGCTGCTGACCCTGCTGGGCGAGCTCTGCGGACGGCTGACGGTGGTGATGGTGAGCCACGACATGTCTGCCGTCTCCGCCCATGCCACCGCCGTGGCCTGCGTCAACAGGAAGGTGTTTTACCATGATTCGGCGGAAATCGGCCCCGATGCCATGGAACAGGTCTGGGGAAAGTGCCCCGTGGAGCTTGTGGCCCACGGAATTCCCCACCGGGTGCTGGCCGTCCACGATCACGACGGTGAGAAGTGCAGCCATGACTGA
- a CDS encoding ROK family protein, with protein MKAVGVDLGGHKIAAALVEDGHILRRISEPTSGREPDGVLSQIAVMVKSLGAQADCPVGVGIPGVLDAARETALLLPNFSGWNGLPLREMLSTKIGLPVAMENDANCHALGEGWRGAAVGMDDFLLLALGTGIGGAIVTGGRILKGFHGMAGEPGHLVVGSGEPCGCGSHGHLEGISGADALERQAVSMGLQPDLKYLWTRRTDPAVAPLWDRGLDHLAKGIASAVHLLDPQAVILGGGLSRGEDFLAVLRPRVLDYLAAPFRKTLDLRLSLLGNDAATIGAAALTRS; from the coding sequence ATGAAAGCTGTCGGAGTAGACCTCGGAGGACACAAGATCGCCGCCGCCCTCGTGGAGGACGGCCATATCCTCCGGCGGATCTCTGAACCCACTTCCGGACGGGAACCCGACGGTGTTCTCTCCCAGATCGCCGTCATGGTGAAATCCCTGGGCGCTCAGGCCGACTGCCCCGTCGGCGTGGGCATCCCCGGGGTGCTCGACGCAGCCAGGGAAACGGCCCTTCTCCTTCCCAATTTCTCCGGCTGGAACGGCCTTCCCCTTCGGGAAATGCTCTCCACGAAAATCGGTCTCCCCGTGGCCATGGAAAATGACGCCAACTGCCACGCCCTCGGCGAAGGCTGGAGGGGAGCCGCCGTCGGAATGGACGATTTCCTTCTCCTTGCCCTCGGAACGGGCATTGGAGGAGCCATCGTCACAGGCGGACGGATTCTGAAGGGGTTTCACGGCATGGCGGGAGAGCCGGGACACCTGGTGGTGGGATCCGGCGAACCCTGCGGCTGCGGCTCCCACGGTCACCTCGAGGGGATCAGCGGGGCGGACGCCCTGGAGCGCCAGGCCGTATCCATGGGGCTCCAACCGGACCTGAAGTACCTATGGACCCGCAGGACCGATCCCGCGGTGGCTCCCCTCTGGGACAGGGGACTCGACCACCTTGCCAAGGGTATCGCCTCTGCGGTCCACCTCCTGGATCCCCAGGCCGTCATCCTCGGCGGAGGGTTGAGCAGGGGGGAGGATTTTCTCGCCGTTCTCAGGCCGAGAGTTCTGGACTACCTCGCCGCCCCTTTCCGGAAGACCCTCGATCTCCGCCTGAGCCTCCTCGGGAACGACGCCGCAACCATCGGCGCGGCCGCCCTGACTCGAAGCTGA